CCGTGGCACGCCGAGCGCCGGCAGATGTACGACAACGTCGTCGACGTGCCGCGGCTGCTGTGCTTCTACCAGGAACGCCAGGATCTCCCCGACCCAGTCCTGGCGCAGGCCCGAGACGTGCTGTCCGAGCACTACGCCGACGAGCTGAAGGAGCCGTTCCGCACGGCCGGCCTGTGTTACTACCGCGACGGCCGGGACAGCGTCGCGTGGCACGGCGACACCATCGGCCGCGGCCGTACGCAGGACACCATGGTCGCGATCGTGTCGGTCGGCGCGCCGCGACAGCTGTTGCTGCGACCGCGCGGCGGCGGCGACATCATCAAGCACGCGCTCGGTCACGGCGACCTGATCGTGATGGGCGGCTCCTGCCAGCGCACCTGGGAACACGCGATCCCGAAGACGGCCAGACCGGTCGGGCCGCGGATCAGCATCCAGTTCCGGCCGCGCGGAGTCCGCTGACGACCGCCGCGGTCAGTCCGGTGCCGTGAGAGCCGTGAACATCGCCTCGCGGCGGCGTTTGAAGCCGAGCGACTCGTAGAGCCGGATCGCCCCCTCGTTGGCCGCCCCGGTGTGCAGAAACGGCACGTCGCCGCGCTCGCGGATCACGTACGCCACCGCGCGCACCAGCCGGCCGGCCAGTCCGCGGCCGCGGTAGGCCGGGTCCGTACACACCGCGCTGATCTCGGTCCATCCCGGCGGCCGCATCCGCTCGCCGGCCATCGCGACCAATGCGCCGTCGATCCGGATGCCGAGATAGGTCCCCAGCTCCACGGTGCGCGGCCGGAACGGGCCCGGCTGCGTACGCTCGACCAGGTCCAGCATCTCCGGCACGTCGTCGACACCGAGCCGGACGGCCTCGGGCGCCGGCTCCGCCTCCATCGCCACGTCGACCAGCTGCACACCGGCGACCTGGCTCAGCTGCCGCCAGCCGTCCGGCACCGACGGCGACACTCCGGCGAGTACGGCCAGGCCGCCGGCGCCGACGAGCGCGGCGAGATCCGGCCAGCCGGACTCGTCGGCCAGCGCGACGAACGGCGACACGTCCGGCCGGAAACGCGCCGCGTGTCCACGCACCTCGGCGCAGGCGGCCTGCGACCCCGTCATCGCCAGCCACGCCGGATTGTCCAACGGATGCGTGTCAACGACCGCGCTCATACGCCACCTTTCGTCGGTCCGTAAACCATCCAACCCGGCCGGACCGGTTCACAGTCCCGACTGTCGGCTGAGCCACAGTGATCTCTGGCAGACTGCGGGAAACACACCGTACGCGGAAGGTGACGACAATGCCGAAGGCTTATTCCAGCGCGGTCATCCCGGCCCCGGTCGAGGCGGTCTGGGACCTGGTCAGCGACTTCAACGGCCTGCCGAGCTGGCATCCGGCGATCACCGACAGCAAGCTGACCGCCGGCGCCAGCGCGGCCGAGATCGGCGCCGTACGCGACCTGACCCTCGGCGACGGCGGCCGTGTCGTCGAGCGGCTGGTGTC
The nucleotide sequence above comes from Fodinicola acaciae. Encoded proteins:
- a CDS encoding GNAT family N-acetyltransferase, yielding MSAVVDTHPLDNPAWLAMTGSQAACAEVRGHAARFRPDVSPFVALADESGWPDLAALVGAGGLAVLAGVSPSVPDGWRQLSQVAGVQLVDVAMEAEPAPEAVRLGVDDVPEMLDLVERTQPGPFRPRTVELGTYLGIRIDGALVAMAGERMRPPGWTEISAVCTDPAYRGRGLAGRLVRAVAYVIRERGDVPFLHTGAANEGAIRLYESLGFKRRREAMFTALTAPD
- a CDS encoding alpha-ketoglutarate-dependent dioxygenase AlkB, which produces MLQASLFDEAVVGLGSLAGVRRTALSRGAWVDVLPGWLTGADVLFERLLRDVPWHAERRQMYDNVVDVPRLLCFYQERQDLPDPVLAQARDVLSEHYADELKEPFRTAGLCYYRDGRDSVAWHGDTIGRGRTQDTMVAIVSVGAPRQLLLRPRGGGDIIKHALGHGDLIVMGGSCQRTWEHAIPKTARPVGPRISIQFRPRGVR